The Malus sylvestris chromosome 8, drMalSylv7.2, whole genome shotgun sequence genomic interval ACACCTACGATAAGCAACAGTATTTACATATAGGTGTCCAAGTGTCTATATCTTGGTCATTGGATTTTGGCGCACAGTTCACAAATTTCTATGAGTTTGAGCTAAAGAGTTTGATGAACTTGCTCTAAACTCCAATGAATTACAGGGCTGCTATCTGTCTGCAGCTCATCATCAAGCTCAGTATGCTTTTGACCTCAACTCTACATTTATAACTTGACCTTTCGCAAAAACTCAATACCGATCTACTCCTGCATAATCAGAGCATTAATCTACCTTAGTTAGAGTTCTAAAACTGAATTCAACTCATAAATCCAATTCTAAATTACCgaacaactaaaaaaaaacaaatttagcATCAGTTAACACTTCAAATAGACAAAAAACACAACATACAATCTTGCACCGTTAtatccaaaatccaaaaatagATGATCATAAAAAAGCACCTAGACGATCAAAGCAAAATGTATTTTACTTATGCAAaggtttgcattttttttttatacccaacCCTCAAACTTGCAGAAATCagacaaaagcaaaaattaagATGTAGAGATGTGCTATGTGGAAGCAAAGCTTAGAGGTTTGTGAAGCAAAGCTTAGAGGTTTGTGAAGCAAACCGCGACATAAGCTGTAGCCATTTGAACAAATTAGAGGTACTTCAGCCTTTGTTCCGCCTCCTCGGtctaaaaaattacaaaatcatttcaataaatacatttaacacttaaaaataaataaatttttgttCATCTATTTCGGTTCATACTGTGTGAAAGGAGGCATTATCATATATGCATATTCCACAAAGGCATATGGCATGTAAAAGAGTATGTATGACCCTCTCTAAATGTTGATTGATATCTGGTCAAatgcaaaaaaaattgaatattcaCGAAAAGTAACAGAACATTAgaagttaaaattcaaaaaagatTTAAACTATTTACCATTTCAGATAACTTAAATCATAGAGATCCTCATCGTGTGTCCAGTCATCCATGCTAAATTCCAGAAATGAACGACATCCATTAGAATAAAGCCACGGACCTTTCTTGATTTTCCGACAATTAGGGCATGGCATTGCCCTCTTTACATTGTAAGGCTGAACCAATGTAATCTGAAAGGGtgtaaaaaaaatcaaggaTCATGAAAGCTCGGTATCATCTTTACTGAAAAGGCATAACTAAACTTATGCCCTTAATAACTATATAAATATGCTTGAATCTCGCAAGATTTTGGCTCGGTAAAATTTCTCGTGTTTTACTTTCTTTGTTGACCAAGTATTTAGCAAAAAGCAAAAAAGCACTGGTGACAAAGAGTAAACGAAATGCGTATCACACTCAGACTGTCAGACACAAACCTTAGAAAGATTATTTCCACTAccacaaccttgttggtttGATATATGTTTcactgagatgaaaaaaaaaaaacatgaaaaattaGTCCCAATAAAGAGGTCAAGCAACATTTAACAGTAAGGAGAAGAATAAAATCATGAAGTAGGACCAACTGAAAATAATTGAAAGAAAGGAGGAATAAAACTCAATTAACCTCATAAAAGAAATTTTATCATCACAATTGAACACTCAAACACATAGTAAACCCCACCTTACTATTTCACAGCAGAATCAGTAAATCTTTTACTTGAAGTTGAATGCTCTCCAAATGGAGATTGAGCTTGTTCAGAATTCATGTGGTCTCATCTAGAAAATCTTAGTTTAAGCCCTTAAACCATCCTTACATAATTGGTCAGTCTGTTCCTAATTTCTTCCTTCATCCCACACATATGCgctctaaaaacacaaactcaaCTTCCCCATAAATACGATTTCCCAACAATATACTTCCTAAGAAAATAATActgaaaacttaaaaaatgcCAGGTTGATACTTTGGCTTGCAAGGAGTACCAGTTATGGTCTTAGCAATTAAGAGAATAATGTAATTTTTTGAGGAAAAATCATAGAGACAAAAGAGCGAAACAAATGGCTTACCAATTGAGTCAACTCCCATCTGAAACAAAGGAAGCATGCCAACAGGAAACAGACCTAAAAAAATCAAACGCTAATAAGAAGAAATATTGGAGAATCTAATATACACGAAATATTTAAGATTttgaaaaattaagaattaaaTTATATCAATACAATTCTGAGTGTatcaaattgaaaattttgaaaagagcATACCAGGTTTTGTGTTGATTGGATCAAAAGGTACCTGATATTGCTAAACCCTCAAGAAACCCAAGCAAAATCAAACAATTCCTAACAATTGACAAAGAGGGTTGAAAAGGACCAAAACTATATTTAATCAAACAAACAGATGAAAGCGTGGATTTTTATTAGCTTAGCCACATAC includes:
- the LOC126632592 gene encoding uncharacterized protein LOC126632592, yielding MLPLFQMGVDSIVKHISNQQGCGSGNNLSKITLVQPYNVKRAMPCPNCRKIKKGPWLYSNGCRSFLEFSMDDWTHDEDLYDLSYLKWSRSVLSFCERSSYKCRVEVKSILSLMMSCRQIAAL